In Vibrio syngnathi, the following proteins share a genomic window:
- the dcuC gene encoding anaerobic C4-dicarboxylate transporter DcuC: protein MLELLIGLVITIAVGYFIVKGYKAAGVLLTAGLALLLITGLIGHTVLPVKVASTGNMVTDSLEFVKYMLQYRGGGLGMQIMLLCGFASYMTHIGANNVVVKQFSKPLAAIKSPYVLLVAAYIVACLMSLAVSSATGLGVLLMATLFPMMTAMGISRPAAVAVCASPAAIILSPTSGDVVIAAEKSGMSLDVFAVQTVLPVSICAIIVMAAAAFFWNKYLDKKENTPMEKVDVSEIETTAPAFYAALPFLPIIGVFLFNGRTIPGLSLDIYTIVVGSIFVGAVIDYVVKKFDGEKTLEDLDSCYQGMAEAFKGVVMLLVAAGVFAQGLMSIGAIDNLIGLAESAGAGGIALMLILTGLTVAAAIATGSGNAPFYAFVELAPSLAAKMGLNPAFLIIPMLQASNLGRTISPVSGVIVATSGMGKISPFEVVKRTSVPVICGLITVIFGTLVLVPMAA from the coding sequence ATGTTAGAGCTCTTGATCGGATTAGTGATTACCATCGCTGTTGGTTACTTTATTGTGAAAGGCTATAAAGCGGCAGGCGTGTTACTGACTGCTGGCCTTGCCCTACTTCTTATTACTGGCCTTATTGGTCACACCGTCTTACCAGTTAAGGTCGCTTCAACAGGTAACATGGTTACCGACTCACTAGAATTTGTTAAGTACATGCTTCAGTACCGTGGAGGCGGCCTAGGCATGCAAATCATGCTTCTTTGTGGCTTTGCTTCTTATATGACGCACATCGGCGCAAACAACGTGGTAGTGAAACAATTCTCTAAACCGCTTGCTGCTATCAAATCTCCATACGTACTTCTTGTTGCGGCTTACATCGTAGCGTGTCTAATGTCTCTAGCAGTAAGTTCTGCAACAGGCCTTGGTGTTCTATTGATGGCGACCCTATTCCCAATGATGACGGCAATGGGTATTTCTCGCCCAGCAGCAGTTGCAGTTTGTGCATCTCCTGCAGCAATCATTCTTTCTCCAACCTCTGGTGATGTGGTTATCGCAGCAGAAAAATCAGGAATGTCTCTTGATGTATTTGCCGTTCAAACAGTACTTCCTGTTTCTATTTGTGCAATCATCGTGATGGCTGCAGCCGCTTTCTTCTGGAACAAGTATCTGGATAAGAAAGAAAACACACCAATGGAAAAAGTAGACGTTTCTGAAATCGAAACAACAGCACCGGCTTTCTACGCGGCACTGCCATTCCTACCTATCATCGGCGTTTTCCTATTCAACGGTCGTACGATTCCAGGGCTTTCACTTGATATCTACACCATTGTGGTAGGTTCAATCTTCGTGGGCGCAGTTATCGATTACGTTGTTAAGAAGTTTGACGGCGAGAAAACATTAGAAGACTTAGATTCTTGCTACCAAGGCATGGCTGAAGCGTTCAAAGGCGTGGTAATGCTGTTGGTTGCGGCGGGCGTATTTGCACAAGGTCTAATGTCTATCGGTGCGATTGATAACCTAATCGGTCTTGCTGAATCGGCAGGTGCTGGCGGTATCGCATTGATGCTTATCCTAACAGGTTTAACGGTTGCTGCAGCTATCGCGACAGGTTCTGGTAACGCGCCTTTCTATGCATTCGTAGAACTAGCTCCATCACTAGCGGCGAAAATGGGCTTGAACCCAGCGTTCCTAATCATCCCAATGCTTCAAGCATCTAACTTAGGCCGTACTATTTCTCCAGTATCTGGCGTAATTGTTGCGACATCTGGTATGGGTAAAATCAGCCCGTTTGAAGTTGTAAAACGTACTTCTGTTCCAGTAATCTGTGGTCTTATCACGGTTATCTTTGGTACGTTAGTATTAGTTCCAATGGCGGCTTAA
- a CDS encoding putative quinol monooxygenase: MSKLTIIATIVSKEDKTELVKSEMIKLIDKTRVEDGCINYDLHQDNSNPAHFVFHENWESEAHLEKHLASQHIAEYMAATEDCIETFVLNKMTHID, encoded by the coding sequence ATGAGCAAACTGACTATTATTGCAACGATCGTCTCTAAAGAAGACAAAACTGAGCTTGTTAAATCAGAGATGATTAAATTGATCGATAAAACCCGTGTTGAAGACGGCTGTATTAACTACGACTTACACCAAGATAACAGTAACCCTGCTCACTTCGTTTTTCATGAAAACTGGGAGTCTGAAGCTCACCTAGAGAAACACTTAGCGAGCCAACACATCGCTGAGTACATGGCTGCGACTGAAGACTGTATCGAAACCTTTGTGCTTAATAAAATGACGCACATTGACTAA
- a CDS encoding acyl-CoA desaturase gives MNSADKQSTKKPPLIWLNIFVFSFSMLLAVVAAPVYGYFFGYGMEHWIWLAICFTFCNLSITTGYHRLWSHKAFEAHSSLRFLFALGGAFALQNSALHWSSDHRVHHKHVDNNDKDPYSAKRGFWYSHIGWMIRNYNTSMYENYENCRDLKKDKVVMWQHKHYVLLALLMNFGVPIALGVIYGDVIGMLLIVGAVRLVLNHHTTFFINSLAHIWGSQPFTDKNTARDNGVLAVLTFGEGYHNFHHIFENDYRNGIYWWQYDPTKWLIQSASLMGLASKLKKTPQARIEKAEASMLLKRTQQKIMHRADKQQIADKLQQEFDALVSNMNEYYEVKKQLLESKREDVVKKYEHSLLKVRYQQIKMNFEQQKKNWAMTVEQYA, from the coding sequence ATGAATAGTGCCGACAAACAATCTACAAAAAAGCCGCCATTAATCTGGCTCAATATTTTTGTATTCTCTTTTAGTATGCTGCTTGCTGTTGTTGCGGCTCCCGTTTATGGCTACTTTTTTGGCTATGGTATGGAGCACTGGATATGGCTAGCGATCTGCTTTACGTTCTGTAACCTTTCAATCACGACGGGTTATCACCGCTTATGGTCACATAAAGCGTTTGAAGCGCATTCGAGCCTAAGATTTTTATTTGCATTAGGTGGCGCATTTGCCCTTCAGAACAGCGCGCTACACTGGTCTTCTGATCACCGTGTGCACCACAAGCATGTCGATAACAACGACAAAGACCCATACTCTGCAAAACGTGGTTTTTGGTATTCTCACATCGGGTGGATGATTCGCAACTACAACACCTCAATGTATGAAAACTATGAAAATTGCCGTGACCTTAAAAAAGACAAAGTTGTTATGTGGCAGCACAAGCACTACGTTCTGTTGGCATTACTAATGAACTTCGGTGTTCCTATTGCATTGGGCGTGATTTACGGTGACGTGATTGGCATGTTGTTAATCGTAGGTGCTGTTCGTTTGGTGCTTAACCATCACACGACATTCTTCATTAACTCTCTCGCTCACATCTGGGGTAGCCAACCTTTTACCGACAAAAACACGGCCCGTGATAACGGTGTGTTAGCGGTTCTTACGTTTGGCGAAGGCTACCACAACTTCCACCACATCTTTGAAAACGACTACCGTAACGGCATCTACTGGTGGCAATACGATCCAACAAAATGGTTGATCCAGAGTGCTTCTTTGATGGGACTGGCAAGTAAGCTTAAGAAAACCCCTCAAGCTCGTATTGAGAAAGCCGAAGCGTCAATGCTACTCAAACGCACACAGCAAAAAATCATGCACCGCGCCGACAAGCAACAAATCGCGGACAAACTTCAGCAAGAGTTCGATGCGCTTGTATCAAACATGAATGAATACTATGAAGTGAAAAAGCAGTTACTTGAAAGTAAGCGCGAAGATGTTGTGAAGAAGTACGAACACTCTCTACTTAAAGTTCGTTATCAACAAATCAAAATGAATTTTGAGCAACAGAAAAAAAATTGGGCAATGACAGTGGAACAGTATGCTTAA
- a CDS encoding GNAT family N-acetyltransferase, which produces MEIKVAEYKDYERIAQLHADSWKLYYRGILADDYLENDVLEDRSVIWQTRLINPPFNQHVLLLEEGGLLVGFVCAFGNHNFERGTFIDALHVDNNYRGRGVGKRLLSELSKWLQQYYSDSGLYLEVMSENHQAIAFYQAIGGKEELEQVWNAPCGSQVNEKVISWGSPVELEQKTASVVYS; this is translated from the coding sequence ATGGAAATTAAGGTAGCTGAATATAAAGATTATGAGCGGATTGCCCAATTACACGCGGATAGCTGGAAGCTATATTACCGTGGCATTCTTGCTGATGATTACTTAGAAAATGATGTTTTGGAGGACAGATCTGTTATTTGGCAGACTCGTTTGATTAATCCTCCTTTTAACCAACATGTTTTATTGCTTGAAGAGGGTGGTTTACTGGTTGGTTTTGTCTGTGCGTTTGGTAATCACAACTTTGAACGTGGTACGTTCATTGATGCGTTACATGTAGACAATAATTACCGCGGTCGTGGTGTTGGTAAGCGTTTGTTGTCTGAATTATCAAAGTGGTTACAGCAATACTATTCGGACTCAGGACTGTACTTAGAGGTGATGTCTGAAAATCACCAAGCCATTGCGTTTTACCAAGCGATTGGTGGTAAAGAAGAGCTAGAGCAAGTTTGGAATGCACCATGTGGTAGTCAAGTTAACGAAAAAGTGATTTCTTGGGGTTCACCTGTTGAACTTGAACAGAAGACAGCAAGCGTTGTGTATTCTTAA
- the ylqF gene encoding ribosome biogenesis GTPase YlqF, giving the protein MSIQWFPGHMHKARKEIEEVIPQVDVIIEVLDARIPFSSENPMISSLRGDKPCVKVLNKRDLADPELTQRWIEHFEKEQGVKAIAITTSVKEEVNHVMELVRKLAPHREQMGKNIRTMIMGIPNVGKSTIINCLAGRTIAVTGNQPAVTRRQQRINLQNGVILSDTPGILWPKVENPHSGFRLAATGAVKDTAMEYDEVAFYTVEYLAKQYPNLLQERYQIEELPESDIELMEAIGRKRGALRAGGHIDIHKCSEILLHELRNGTLGKVTLELPEMITQELIEVEEAAALKAEQQIKKKEERRKRYLKNKR; this is encoded by the coding sequence ATGTCTATTCAATGGTTTCCGGGTCACATGCATAAAGCCCGTAAAGAAATCGAAGAAGTTATCCCACAGGTTGATGTGATCATCGAAGTACTGGACGCTCGTATCCCGTTCAGTAGTGAAAATCCAATGATCTCTTCACTGCGCGGCGATAAGCCTTGTGTAAAAGTGTTGAACAAGCGTGACCTTGCGGATCCTGAACTGACTCAACGTTGGATCGAGCACTTCGAGAAAGAGCAAGGCGTTAAAGCGATTGCGATTACGACTAGCGTAAAAGAAGAAGTTAACCACGTTATGGAGTTAGTGCGTAAACTGGCACCACACCGTGAGCAAATGGGCAAGAACATTCGCACTATGATCATGGGTATTCCGAACGTGGGTAAATCGACCATCATCAACTGTTTAGCTGGACGTACCATTGCGGTTACTGGTAACCAACCAGCGGTAACTCGTCGCCAGCAACGCATCAATCTGCAAAATGGCGTGATCCTTTCAGATACTCCTGGAATCCTATGGCCTAAAGTAGAAAACCCACACAGTGGCTTCCGCTTGGCTGCAACAGGCGCTGTAAAAGATACGGCAATGGAATACGATGAAGTGGCATTCTACACAGTCGAGTACCTTGCAAAGCAATACCCTAATCTTTTGCAAGAACGCTACCAAATTGAAGAGCTTCCAGAGTCTGATATCGAATTGATGGAAGCGATTGGTCGTAAGCGTGGTGCACTTCGTGCTGGTGGTCATATAGACATTCACAAATGTTCTGAAATCCTACTTCATGAACTGCGTAATGGTACTTTAGGTAAAGTAACGTTAGAGCTACCAGAAATGATCACACAAGAGTTGATCGAAGTTGAAGAAGCGGCTGCGCTGAAAGCAGAACAACAAATTAAGAAGAAAGAAGAGCGACGCAAGCGTTACTTGAAGAACAAACGTTAA
- a CDS encoding c-type cytochrome yields the protein MTYRSFTLLLLTLSPSLHASNFGDPELGKMKSPSCIFCHNPTGETSNTAYPKLSGQDSTYLYNTMKAYQNGDRQGAYAEMMQTQLSKLNDQDLKDIAAFYASQQ from the coding sequence ATGACTTACCGTTCCTTCACTTTACTATTACTCACTCTTTCCCCTAGCCTTCATGCCTCTAATTTTGGCGATCCTGAACTGGGTAAAATGAAGTCACCAAGTTGCATTTTCTGTCATAACCCCACGGGTGAAACAAGTAACACTGCTTACCCAAAACTTTCTGGCCAAGATTCAACTTACCTCTATAACACAATGAAAGCTTACCAAAACGGTGATAGACAAGGCGCTTACGCTGAGATGATGCAAACACAACTGAGTAAGCTCAATGATCAAGACTTGAAAGATATTGCGGCTTTTTATGCTTCACAACAGTAA
- a CDS encoding response regulator transcription factor — MHNQKNNLKHMLLIGDNGINNQFIQREIEKYSDFSFSRECILGIERSNHRKTFDVILISYLLLADIKDIYLTLSKVESNKWVIYDVPSDITGQSITVMQLFNMFNIKGIIYQDAPIEHLTRCLKTVCDDDLWLPRKLMSHILSNARSHTFKSQVILSSLTKREAQIFKRLIRGETNLEISNELFISESTVKTHVYNIYKKINVTNRKEAIRKANFINSLETIIQPGM, encoded by the coding sequence ATGCATAACCAAAAAAATAATTTAAAGCACATGCTCCTAATTGGCGACAACGGTATAAATAACCAGTTTATTCAACGAGAAATAGAGAAATACAGTGACTTTTCTTTTAGTCGCGAATGTATTTTGGGTATTGAACGTTCAAATCATCGTAAGACGTTTGATGTCATTCTCATTAGTTACTTACTCTTAGCTGACATCAAAGATATCTACCTCACCTTATCAAAAGTTGAGTCAAATAAATGGGTAATCTATGACGTCCCCTCTGATATTACCGGACAGAGTATTACTGTAATGCAGTTATTCAACATGTTTAATATAAAAGGCATAATCTATCAGGATGCTCCTATCGAACACCTTACACGTTGTTTGAAAACAGTCTGTGATGATGACCTATGGTTACCGAGGAAGTTAATGTCGCATATTTTATCCAATGCGCGCTCTCATACATTCAAGTCACAGGTAATATTATCTAGCCTTACGAAAAGAGAAGCTCAAATATTTAAACGACTTATCAGAGGAGAAACAAACTTAGAGATATCAAATGAACTATTTATTTCAGAAAGTACAGTAAAAACGCATGTATATAACATATATAAAAAAATAAACGTAACCAATCGAAAAGAAGCGATAAGAAAAGCAAATTTTATCAATAGTTTAGAGACTATTATACAACCAGGCATGTAG